A genomic segment from Amycolatopsis camponoti encodes:
- a CDS encoding aldo/keto reductase codes for MRYQTFGRQTGLRVSEYVLGTANFGSAPTATGLPGAKAIFEAFVAAGGTTFDVSNIYQGGEAETVLGDLLGRERDDFVVITKYSGTRQAQVRPGTTGNSRKTMIRSLEESLRRLKTDYVDVFMPHFPDGVTPASEILAGFEDLTRSGKIRYGGLSNFPAWRVAGAAVRSELTGRAPLAGIQIEYSLAERSAERELIPMARAHGLGVVLYSPLAGGLLTGKYRHGEQGRLSARGTAATEGAAVVDAVLAVAEEIGTGPVQVALAWLRHRAEQAGTSMIPIVGPRTPAHLEGYLDALTVELSEKQSRFLDEAGEIRLGAPHEDVAAALAHGADGDRSLLDAPLVPVA; via the coding sequence GTGCGCTACCAGACCTTCGGACGACAGACCGGCCTGCGGGTCTCGGAGTACGTCCTGGGCACGGCCAACTTCGGGTCGGCGCCCACCGCCACGGGCCTGCCGGGCGCCAAGGCGATCTTCGAGGCCTTCGTCGCGGCCGGCGGCACCACGTTCGACGTCTCGAACATCTACCAGGGCGGTGAGGCGGAGACCGTCCTCGGCGATCTCCTCGGTCGTGAGCGCGACGACTTCGTGGTGATCACGAAGTACAGCGGGACCCGGCAGGCCCAGGTCCGGCCGGGCACGACGGGCAACAGCCGCAAGACGATGATCCGATCGCTGGAGGAGAGCCTGCGGCGGTTGAAGACCGACTACGTGGACGTCTTCATGCCGCACTTCCCCGACGGCGTGACCCCGGCATCGGAGATCCTGGCCGGCTTCGAGGACCTGACCCGATCGGGCAAGATCCGCTACGGCGGACTGTCGAACTTCCCGGCCTGGCGCGTGGCGGGCGCCGCCGTCCGATCGGAGCTGACCGGGCGCGCGCCACTGGCCGGCATCCAGATCGAGTACAGCCTGGCCGAACGGTCCGCGGAGCGGGAGCTCATCCCGATGGCGCGGGCCCACGGGTTGGGCGTCGTGCTGTATTCGCCGTTGGCGGGCGGTCTGCTGACGGGCAAGTACCGGCACGGCGAGCAGGGACGTCTCAGCGCCCGAGGGACAGCGGCAACCGAGGGGGCGGCCGTGGTCGACGCGGTTCTCGCGGTGGCCGAGGAGATCGGCACGGGTCCGGTCCAGGTGGCCTTGGCGTGGTTGCGTCATCGCGCCGAGCAGGCGGGGACGTCGATGATCCCGATCGTCGGCCCGCGCACGCCGGCCCACCTGGAGGGCTACCTCGACGCTTTGACGGTGGAGCTGAGCGAGAAGCAGAGCCGGTTCTTGGACGAGGCCGGCGAGATCAGGCTGGGCGCACCACACGAGGACGTGGCGGCGGCGCTGGCCCACGGCGCCGACGGGGACCGGAGCCTGCTGGACGCTCCGCTGGTTCCCGTGGCGTGA
- a CDS encoding SCO6745 family protein, with translation MIEAARLTWRFLEPYHGMIYFAPEAAAAYGELGLTGRAGYFASRSAALGAVPAPVVVATFYNFSPALVRESITAAWSATDPAAVLAARYAGADQALRGILGDAVTSPEMRRAAALLREAAETVAGDVTGRPLFAAHAALPWPTEPHLVLWHAQTLLREYRGDAHVAALLTAGLSGIEALVTHAASGAVPAETLRTSRAWSEDDWTRAVAGLRERDWLTDDADPTFTPAGAARRADIEQATDENSVRPYAHVGEAACAELQTLVRPFSRALAEELMPWALARQ, from the coding sequence GTGATCGAAGCGGCGCGGCTGACCTGGCGATTCCTCGAGCCCTACCACGGAATGATCTACTTCGCCCCGGAAGCCGCCGCGGCGTACGGGGAGCTGGGGCTCACCGGCCGCGCCGGTTACTTCGCGTCGCGGTCGGCGGCGCTCGGCGCGGTCCCGGCGCCGGTCGTGGTCGCGACCTTCTACAACTTCAGCCCGGCCCTCGTCCGGGAGTCGATCACCGCCGCCTGGTCCGCCACCGACCCGGCCGCCGTCCTCGCCGCGCGCTACGCCGGCGCCGACCAGGCGCTGCGCGGCATCCTGGGCGACGCCGTCACCTCGCCCGAAATGCGCCGGGCCGCCGCGCTCCTGCGGGAAGCCGCCGAGACGGTCGCCGGCGACGTCACCGGCCGCCCGCTCTTCGCCGCCCACGCGGCGCTGCCGTGGCCCACCGAGCCCCACCTGGTCCTGTGGCACGCCCAGACCCTGCTGCGGGAGTACCGCGGCGACGCCCACGTGGCCGCCCTCCTGACGGCCGGCCTGAGCGGCATCGAAGCCCTCGTCACCCACGCCGCTTCCGGTGCCGTCCCCGCCGAGACCCTGCGCACCTCCCGGGCCTGGTCCGAGGACGACTGGACCCGGGCCGTCGCGGGCCTGCGCGAGCGAGACTGGCTCACCGACGACGCCGACCCGACCTTCACACCCGCCGGCGCGGCCCGCCGAGCGGACATCGAGCAGGCGACCGACGAGAACAGCGTGCGGCCGTACGCCCACGTCGGCGAGGCCGCCTGCGCGGAGCTGCAGACGCTGGTCCGCCCGTTCAGCCGGGCGCTGGCCGAGGAACTCATGCCCTGGGCGCTCGCGCGGCAATAG
- a CDS encoding threonine ammonia-lyase, whose protein sequence is MTPPVTFDDIRDAAARLAGVAHRTPVVRSRTLDDLVGAEVLLKCENLQRIGAFKFRGAYNAASRLSPEQLAKGIAAYSSGNHAQAVALAARELGSSAVILVPEDTPQSKVDATRGYGAEIVTYDRYTGDRVALGEALAADRGLALIPPYEHPHVIAGQGTAALELLEDAGPVGTLVVPVGGGGLIAGSSTAAKALRPGIRVVGVEPEEGDDTKRSLEAGERVSIPVPRTIADGQAASIPGELTFSINRNLVDDIALVSDDAVREAMRFAFERLKLVLEPSGATGLAALLSGQVTASGRVGVIISGGNVSPERFAELTTR, encoded by the coding sequence ATGACCCCGCCCGTGACCTTCGACGACATCCGCGACGCCGCCGCCCGCCTGGCCGGCGTCGCCCACCGGACCCCGGTCGTGCGCTCGCGCACCCTCGACGACCTCGTCGGCGCCGAAGTCCTGCTGAAGTGCGAGAACCTCCAGCGCATCGGGGCTTTCAAGTTCCGCGGCGCGTACAACGCCGCTTCGCGGCTCTCGCCGGAGCAGCTGGCCAAGGGGATCGCCGCGTACTCGTCCGGCAACCACGCCCAAGCCGTCGCGCTCGCCGCCCGCGAACTCGGGAGCAGCGCGGTCATCCTGGTCCCCGAGGACACCCCTCAGTCCAAAGTGGACGCCACCAGGGGGTACGGCGCCGAGATCGTCACCTACGACCGGTACACCGGCGACCGGGTCGCGCTCGGCGAGGCGCTGGCGGCCGACCGGGGACTGGCGCTGATCCCGCCGTACGAGCACCCGCACGTCATCGCCGGCCAGGGCACCGCGGCGCTGGAACTGCTCGAAGACGCGGGCCCGGTCGGCACCCTGGTCGTCCCGGTCGGCGGCGGTGGCCTCATCGCCGGCAGCTCGACCGCTGCGAAGGCGCTTCGGCCCGGCATCCGCGTCGTCGGCGTCGAACCCGAGGAGGGCGACGACACCAAGCGCTCGCTCGAGGCGGGCGAACGCGTCTCGATCCCCGTCCCGCGGACCATCGCCGACGGCCAGGCCGCCTCGATCCCGGGCGAGCTGACCTTTTCGATCAACCGGAACCTGGTCGACGACATCGCGCTGGTCTCCGACGACGCTGTGCGCGAAGCGATGCGATTCGCCTTCGAACGCCTCAAGCTCGTCCTCGAGCCCAGCGGCGCGACCGGCCTGGCCGCCCTGCTCAGCGGTCAGGTGACCGCGTCCGGACGGGTCGGGGTGATCATCAGCGGCGGGAACGTCAGCCCGGAACGCTTCGCGGAGCTCACGACCCGGTGA
- a CDS encoding ATP-binding protein: MDLDEELARLTRRVAGAAEAVVGLRDRPDLRVVRSLVAESLTFGASSDDRFGGVLLVIDELVGNAYQHASAVRDLHVARTAENLLVEVGDGDRDVTAVRACRAGSGRFGLRLVGQLSLEWGVRADRDGKVVWALVPIREFPAGP; encoded by the coding sequence ATGGACTTGGACGAGGAGCTGGCCCGGTTGACCCGCCGGGTCGCCGGGGCGGCCGAAGCCGTGGTCGGCCTGCGCGATCGTCCGGACCTGCGGGTGGTCCGCTCGCTCGTCGCCGAGTCGCTGACCTTCGGGGCCTCTTCCGATGACCGGTTCGGTGGAGTCCTGCTCGTGATCGACGAACTGGTCGGCAACGCCTACCAGCACGCGTCCGCGGTGCGCGACCTGCACGTCGCCCGTACCGCCGAGAACCTGCTGGTCGAAGTCGGGGACGGGGATCGGGACGTCACGGCCGTGCGCGCCTGCCGCGCGGGATCCGGCCGGTTCGGGCTCCGGCTGGTCGGCCAGCTGTCCCTCGAGTGGGGCGTACGCGCCGACCGCGACGGGAAAGTGGTCTGGGCGCTCGTGCCGATCCGGGAGTTCCCCGCCGGTCCTTGA
- a CDS encoding molybdopterin-dependent oxidoreductase — MAAPSVTLPPDSPAPPRRTRLRFFAAAFTGVLALAAALAAGHLVAGFININASPYLAVGNGAIDLTPIELKDFAVRTFGTYDKLVLLGSMAVVMVGVAALAGVLSRRSPVPGTVLIALFGLVGAFAVYQRPDLTFVALLAPIASLVVGIAVFLLLHRIAPRVWREPDSGEKTGTSRRAFLLGGAGVVVGAGAAGLGGRLISSSRDATASREAVGKLVPARTAPTIPADADFSKLGTPPFLTPNDKFYRVDTALSVPQVRTEDWSLRLHGMVDREIRFSYNDIRTRPLVERTVTMTCVSNEVGGDYVSTSNFIGVDLADLLAEAGVKPGAEQLFCTSVDGWTSGTPVAAAQDRARGAMLAIGMNGEPLPLEHGFPARLVTPGLFGYVSATKWVVDIEVTTWAARQAYWLKRGWSQEAPIKTESRIDSHRGFANVRTGKVRVAGVAWAQHTGIEKVEVRVDQGPWQETTLSQEVNLNTWRMWWTELDIPSGVHQVFCRATDKSGYTQTDMRAGTVPDGATGWHNVTFTAA; from the coding sequence ATGGCCGCTCCCTCAGTGACGCTCCCACCCGACAGTCCCGCTCCGCCCCGGCGGACACGGCTCCGGTTCTTCGCGGCCGCGTTCACCGGTGTCCTCGCCCTCGCCGCCGCGCTGGCCGCCGGGCACCTCGTGGCGGGCTTCATCAACATCAACGCCTCGCCCTACCTGGCGGTGGGCAACGGCGCCATCGACCTCACGCCGATCGAGCTGAAGGACTTCGCCGTCCGCACCTTCGGCACCTACGACAAGCTGGTGCTCCTGGGCAGCATGGCCGTGGTGATGGTGGGGGTCGCCGCGCTGGCGGGTGTCCTTTCGCGACGGTCGCCGGTGCCCGGGACCGTGCTGATCGCCCTGTTCGGCCTGGTCGGCGCCTTCGCCGTGTACCAGCGTCCGGACCTGACGTTCGTGGCGTTGCTGGCCCCGATCGCCAGCCTGGTCGTGGGCATCGCCGTTTTCCTGCTGCTGCACCGCATCGCGCCGCGCGTGTGGCGGGAGCCGGACTCCGGCGAAAAGACCGGCACGTCGCGGCGGGCGTTCCTGCTCGGGGGCGCCGGCGTGGTCGTCGGCGCCGGCGCGGCGGGCCTGGGCGGCCGGCTGATCAGCTCGTCGCGCGACGCCACCGCGTCCCGGGAAGCGGTCGGCAAGCTGGTCCCGGCGCGCACCGCGCCGACGATCCCGGCCGACGCGGACTTCTCGAAGCTGGGCACCCCGCCCTTCCTCACGCCCAACGACAAGTTCTACCGCGTGGACACCGCGTTGTCGGTCCCGCAGGTGCGCACCGAGGACTGGAGCCTGCGCCTGCACGGCATGGTCGACCGGGAAATCCGGTTCAGCTACAACGACATCCGCACCCGGCCGCTCGTCGAGCGCACGGTCACCATGACGTGCGTGTCCAACGAGGTCGGCGGGGACTACGTGTCGACGTCGAACTTCATCGGTGTCGACCTGGCCGACCTGCTCGCCGAAGCCGGCGTGAAACCCGGTGCCGAGCAGCTGTTCTGCACCAGCGTCGACGGCTGGACCTCGGGCACGCCGGTCGCCGCGGCGCAGGACCGCGCCCGCGGCGCGATGCTCGCGATCGGGATGAACGGCGAGCCGCTGCCGCTGGAACACGGGTTCCCGGCCCGGCTGGTCACGCCGGGGCTCTTCGGTTACGTGTCGGCGACGAAGTGGGTCGTGGACATCGAGGTCACGACGTGGGCCGCGCGCCAGGCGTACTGGCTCAAGCGCGGCTGGAGCCAGGAGGCGCCGATCAAGACGGAGTCGCGGATCGACTCCCACCGCGGTTTCGCCAATGTCCGCACGGGAAAGGTGCGGGTGGCGGGCGTGGCGTGGGCGCAGCACACCGGGATCGAGAAGGTCGAGGTCCGCGTCGACCAGGGTCCGTGGCAGGAGACGACGCTGTCGCAGGAGGTCAACCTGAACACCTGGCGGATGTGGTGGACCGAGCTCGACATCCCGTCCGGGGTGCACCAGGTGTTCTGCCGCGCCACCGACAAGTCCGGCTACACCCAGACCGACATGCGCGCGGGCACCGTGCCCGACGGTGCGACCGGCTGGCACAACGTCACGTTCACGGCCGCCTGA
- a CDS encoding ferritin-like domain-containing protein — MFGKRYAASMINRSAENDQDRRHFLKAAGMTGLGVVGAGALGGLAADPAAAATARPAAAEAAAGGVSDGAVLNFALNLEYLEAEFYLHAVTGRGLADAMTTGTGTRGGVTGGRAVRFQTKAARQYAQEIASDEKAHVQFLRTTLGSAAVSRPAIDLQASFTAAAQAAGLVKPGRSFDAFSCEENFLLAAFLFEDVGVTAYKGAAPLISNKTYLEAAAGILAVEAYHAANIRSALYQRGQAAATIKLSNARDSLDGPTDDDQGVVDGHGQANIVPTDANGIAYSRSPGQVLNIVYLTTKAAKSGGFFPKGVNGEVNTSAAN; from the coding sequence GTGTTTGGCAAGCGCTATGCCGCGTCGATGATCAACCGCAGTGCCGAGAACGACCAGGACCGCCGCCACTTCCTCAAGGCGGCCGGGATGACCGGCCTCGGGGTCGTCGGAGCGGGTGCCCTCGGCGGGCTCGCCGCCGACCCCGCGGCCGCCGCGACGGCCCGGCCGGCCGCCGCCGAAGCCGCGGCCGGCGGGGTCAGCGACGGCGCCGTCCTCAACTTCGCCCTCAACCTCGAATACCTCGAAGCCGAGTTCTACCTGCACGCCGTCACCGGCCGGGGCCTCGCCGACGCCATGACCACCGGCACCGGCACCCGCGGCGGCGTCACCGGCGGCCGCGCCGTCCGGTTCCAGACCAAGGCGGCGCGCCAGTACGCGCAGGAAATCGCCTCGGACGAGAAGGCCCACGTCCAGTTCCTGCGCACGACCCTCGGCTCGGCCGCGGTCAGCCGGCCCGCGATCGACCTGCAGGCCAGCTTCACCGCCGCCGCCCAGGCGGCCGGACTCGTGAAGCCGGGCCGCAGCTTCGACGCCTTCTCCTGCGAGGAGAACTTCCTGCTCGCCGCGTTCCTGTTCGAGGACGTCGGCGTCACCGCCTACAAGGGCGCGGCGCCGCTGATCAGCAACAAGACCTACCTGGAGGCGGCGGCGGGCATCCTCGCGGTCGAGGCCTACCACGCGGCCAACATCCGCAGCGCGCTCTACCAGCGCGGCCAGGCCGCGGCGACGATCAAGCTGTCCAACGCGCGCGACAGCCTCGACGGACCGACCGACGACGACCAGGGCGTCGTCGACGGCCACGGCCAGGCCAACATCGTGCCGACCGACGCCAACGGCATCGCCTACAGCCGCTCCCCCGGCCAGGTCCTCAACATCGTGTACCTGACCACCAAGGCGGCCAAGTCCGGCGGGTTCTTCCCCAAGGGCGTCAACGGCGAGGTGAACACCAGCGCCGCGAACTGA
- a CDS encoding helix-turn-helix transcriptional regulator, whose protein sequence is MSERDAILAALAPVADGIAATLGSFCEVVVHDFRRPETSVVAIAGSVTERSVGGSMSEIGMGLLARGDDAEDQLNYVTRTASGKLVKSSTMLLRDSGGAVFGALCVNLDVTALGQLRTLVGELAETGTATETPTTTFGDDVGAVVDAIVDEHQLRLNKPWAALSREERLDLFRSLHERGVFAVRRAVPQVAARIGISRASAYTYLAEIRAPGAS, encoded by the coding sequence ATGTCTGAGCGGGACGCGATCCTCGCCGCGCTGGCTCCGGTGGCCGACGGCATCGCGGCGACCTTGGGCTCGTTCTGCGAAGTCGTCGTCCACGACTTCCGCCGCCCGGAGACGTCGGTGGTGGCGATCGCCGGATCGGTCACCGAACGCAGCGTCGGCGGGTCGATGAGCGAAATCGGCATGGGCCTGCTGGCACGCGGCGACGACGCCGAGGACCAGCTGAACTACGTCACCCGCACGGCGTCCGGGAAGCTCGTGAAGTCCTCGACCATGCTGCTGCGCGACAGCGGCGGCGCGGTGTTCGGCGCGCTGTGCGTCAACCTCGACGTGACGGCCCTCGGGCAGCTGCGGACCCTCGTCGGCGAGCTGGCCGAGACCGGGACGGCCACCGAGACACCGACCACGACGTTCGGCGACGACGTCGGCGCGGTCGTGGACGCGATCGTCGACGAACACCAGCTGCGCCTGAACAAGCCGTGGGCCGCGCTGAGCCGTGAGGAACGCCTCGACCTGTTCCGCAGCCTGCACGAGCGCGGCGTCTTCGCCGTCCGGCGCGCGGTGCCCCAGGTCGCCGCCCGGATCGGCATCTCCCGCGCCTCCGCCTACACCTACCTCGCCGAAATCCGCGCCCCAGGAGCCTCATGA
- the sigK gene encoding ECF RNA polymerase sigma factor SigK, with amino-acid sequence MAAARAALTALRPPPDSTPGPAPTSEELLGRVALGDEQAFSLLYDRLAGPIFGTVLQVLRSRPHAEEVTQEVLLEIWRKAAQFDPARAKVTTWALTIAHRRAVDRVRSEQSARDREDRVDLLDVRQPYDDVVETALSTEDHSEVRAAMSALTELQRESLLLAYYHGLTCREVAEKLGVATGTVKTRMRDGMIRLRDALGATR; translated from the coding sequence ATGGCCGCCGCGCGCGCCGCACTGACCGCTCTCCGACCACCACCCGACAGCACCCCCGGCCCGGCGCCGACGTCCGAGGAGCTCCTCGGACGCGTCGCACTCGGCGACGAGCAGGCGTTTTCCCTTCTGTACGACCGTCTCGCCGGCCCGATCTTCGGAACCGTGCTGCAGGTGCTGCGGTCCCGGCCCCACGCGGAAGAGGTCACGCAGGAGGTCCTGCTCGAGATCTGGCGCAAGGCCGCGCAGTTCGACCCGGCCCGCGCCAAGGTCACGACCTGGGCGCTGACCATCGCGCACCGCCGGGCCGTCGACCGGGTCCGCTCCGAGCAGTCCGCGCGCGACCGCGAGGACCGCGTCGACCTGCTCGACGTCCGGCAGCCCTACGACGACGTCGTCGAGACCGCACTGTCCACAGAGGACCATTCGGAGGTCCGCGCGGCGATGTCCGCCCTGACCGAGCTGCAGCGGGAATCCCTCCTGCTCGCCTATTACCACGGACTCACCTGCCGGGAGGTCGCCGAAAAGCTCGGCGTCGCGACCGGCACCGTCAAGACCCGCATGCGCGACGGCATGATCCGCCTGCGGGACGCGTTGGGAGCGACCCGATGA
- a CDS encoding anti-sigma factor produces MTTADVHTLTGAYTLDAVTDLERAAFTRHLAECSVCEGEVAEFRATAAKLGLAMTTAPAARLRSRVLTEITATRQLPPSITTGPRPRRWRKRVTVAMAAVAAAAALLAGGIGIGALQSPSTPSVQVALPAPDVVTLGAPGDPGGSAKVTFSRQRGEAVIATDALPALDGGHAYQVWLIGRRGAQSAGLLHSGSGTVTAALPSDVDRIGITTEPATGSPQPTTPAVVRLPIS; encoded by the coding sequence ATGACCACCGCCGACGTCCACACCCTGACCGGCGCGTACACCCTCGACGCGGTCACCGACCTCGAACGGGCCGCGTTCACCCGGCACCTGGCCGAGTGCTCGGTCTGCGAGGGCGAGGTCGCCGAGTTCCGCGCGACCGCCGCGAAGCTCGGACTGGCGATGACGACCGCCCCCGCCGCCCGGCTGCGCAGCCGGGTCCTCACCGAGATCACGGCGACGCGGCAGCTCCCGCCGTCGATCACCACCGGGCCGCGGCCGCGCCGGTGGCGCAAGCGCGTGACCGTCGCGATGGCGGCCGTCGCCGCGGCGGCCGCGCTCCTCGCCGGCGGCATCGGCATCGGCGCGCTCCAGTCCCCCTCGACGCCGAGCGTGCAGGTCGCCTTGCCCGCACCCGACGTGGTCACGCTGGGCGCGCCGGGCGATCCGGGCGGTTCGGCGAAGGTGACCTTCTCCCGGCAACGCGGCGAAGCGGTCATCGCAACGGACGCGCTGCCGGCGCTCGACGGTGGCCACGCGTACCAGGTGTGGCTGATCGGCCGGCGCGGCGCGCAGTCCGCCGGGCTGCTGCACTCCGGGTCCGGCACGGTGACCGCGGCGCTGCCATCGGACGTCGACCGCATCGGCATCACCACCGAACCCGCCACGGGGTCCCCGCAACCGACGACACCGGCGGTGGTCCGGCTGCCGATCAGCTGA
- a CDS encoding fasciclin domain-containing protein, giving the protein MRNLRIAGIGLTAAAALTLTACSGSDTASSGSSSAPAPTSSMAAPSSSADSAASTGVTTNADVFGPACSQLPQGSAPGSLDSMGPQPVASAASTNPLLTKLVAAVKATNLVDTLNSAPAITVFAPADPAFAALGDAKFAELAGKPAELSPILQYHVVGKRYDAKGLESAGTLDSLNAAGGPLKIEGSGENMTVNGAKILCGNIPTKNATVFVIDKVLTPGTNK; this is encoded by the coding sequence GTGCGTAACCTTCGTATTGCCGGAATCGGCCTGACCGCGGCCGCCGCGCTGACCCTCACCGCGTGCAGCGGCAGCGACACCGCTTCTTCGGGCAGCTCCAGCGCCCCCGCCCCGACTTCGTCGATGGCCGCCCCGTCGTCTTCGGCCGACTCGGCCGCGTCCACCGGCGTGACCACCAACGCCGACGTGTTCGGCCCGGCCTGTTCGCAGCTGCCGCAGGGCTCCGCGCCGGGTTCGCTGGACTCGATGGGCCCGCAGCCCGTCGCGTCGGCGGCGTCGACGAACCCGCTGCTGACCAAGCTGGTCGCGGCCGTGAAGGCGACCAACCTGGTCGACACGCTCAACAGCGCGCCGGCGATCACGGTGTTCGCGCCGGCCGACCCGGCGTTCGCGGCGCTGGGTGACGCGAAGTTCGCCGAGCTGGCGGGCAAGCCGGCGGAGCTGTCGCCGATCCTGCAGTACCACGTGGTCGGCAAGCGGTACGACGCCAAGGGTCTCGAGTCGGCCGGCACGCTGGACTCGCTCAACGCCGCGGGTGGGCCGCTGAAGATCGAGGGCTCGGGCGAGAACATGACCGTCAACGGCGCGAAGATCCTGTGCGGCAACATCCCGACGAAGAACGCCACGGTCTTCGTGATCGACAAGGTGCTCACCCCGGGCACCAACAAGTAA
- a CDS encoding SRPBCC family protein: MFGFGVAPLPAERTGAAAGDDLVPRPDVVMDRGFTLPAPPERVWPWFAQLGKNRAGWYLPAWIEAVVPRRRRALRRLDPALQRLRPGDVIDDWGGRDATFEIVTHDPPHTLVHRSTRGRLEISWAIHLVAAGGGTRVHLRFRLSGARHPRLVEYGGGLVDLLTVAGLAAGLRERVTR; encoded by the coding sequence ATGTTCGGTTTCGGAGTCGCGCCTTTGCCGGCGGAGCGCACCGGCGCCGCGGCGGGTGACGACCTCGTGCCCCGCCCCGACGTCGTCATGGACCGCGGCTTCACGCTGCCCGCGCCGCCCGAGCGGGTCTGGCCGTGGTTCGCCCAGCTCGGCAAGAACCGCGCCGGGTGGTACCTGCCCGCCTGGATCGAAGCGGTCGTGCCCCGGCGCCGCCGGGCGTTGCGCCGGCTCGACCCGGCGCTGCAGCGGCTCCGCCCCGGTGACGTCATCGACGACTGGGGCGGCCGCGACGCGACCTTCGAGATCGTCACCCACGACCCGCCGCACACCCTCGTGCACCGCTCCACCCGCGGCCGGCTCGAGATCAGCTGGGCCATCCACCTCGTCGCCGCGGGCGGCGGCACCCGGGTCCACCTCCGGTTCCGCCTGAGCGGCGCCCGCCACCCCCGCCTCGTCGAGTACGGCGGCGGGCTCGTCGACCTGCTGACCGTGGCCGGTCTCGCGGCCGGGCTCCGCGAACGCGTCACGCGGTGA
- a CDS encoding TetR/AcrR family transcriptional regulator, protein MPRVTQAHLDARRRQILDAARARFATHGFARTSMTDIVEASGLSVGAIYRYFKGKDEIVAAICDQAGQALPAELTAESVHAFLQHVRTLAREEDHARLVAQIYAEAAVSPPLAALVDRQLDDLRGAVAALLPGREPAEAARIAEAFVALCHGYTQQLAVRGDLDPAPFTAALLAITGS, encoded by the coding sequence ATGCCGAGAGTCACCCAAGCCCACCTCGACGCGCGGCGCCGGCAGATCCTCGACGCCGCCCGCGCCCGCTTCGCCACCCACGGCTTCGCGCGGACGTCCATGACCGACATCGTCGAAGCCTCCGGCCTCTCCGTCGGCGCGATCTACCGGTACTTCAAGGGCAAGGACGAGATCGTCGCCGCCATCTGCGACCAGGCGGGCCAGGCGCTGCCCGCCGAGCTGACCGCCGAGTCCGTCCACGCCTTCCTCCAGCACGTCCGCACCCTGGCGCGCGAGGAGGACCACGCGCGGCTGGTCGCCCAGATCTACGCCGAGGCCGCCGTCTCCCCGCCGCTCGCCGCCCTCGTCGACCGGCAGCTCGACGACCTGCGCGGCGCGGTCGCCGCGCTCCTCCCCGGCCGCGAGCCGGCCGAGGCGGCCCGCATCGCCGAAGCGTTCGTGGCCCTCTGCCACGGCTACACCCAGCAGCTCGCCGTGCGCGGCGACCTCGACCCGGCTCCCTTCACCGCGGCGCTGCTGGCCATCACCGGGTCGTGA